A portion of the Bacillus sp. es.034 genome contains these proteins:
- a CDS encoding IS91 family transposase, whose product MSTVQELFHTFYPTYKETYKRSMEQAKAATNMMNCRTAAMGGHSYECGSCNHSLVRYNSCRNRHCTLCQGVNKDIWVDQRKKDILDAPYFHVVFTMPEQLHMLIYHNQKLLYDLMYKAVAETLTELAGDKKYLGAQIGFFSVLHTWGQNLHYHPHIHTVVLAGGLNDRNQWRRSSEKFFIPVKVLSKKFRGKYLYYLKQYYQQKQLRFFNESKKYQNAKSFQALIDECYKKDWYSYTKRTFSGPIAVMEYLGRYTHRIAISNNRIVSADKQSVTIKVKDYKRNQKKTVTLKGVEFLRRFLMHILPKGFVKIRHYGLLANRNKKSKLKLCRKLTKSPTYKPLFEGLNKIEILSILIKKDVSLCPSCKKSHLTEAIP is encoded by the coding sequence ATGAGTACAGTTCAAGAACTGTTTCATACCTTCTATCCCACTTACAAAGAAACATACAAACGCTCTATGGAACAAGCAAAGGCAGCCACAAACATGATGAACTGCAGGACTGCCGCAATGGGTGGACATTCTTACGAATGTGGGTCCTGTAACCATTCCTTAGTACGGTATAATTCCTGCCGAAATCGGCATTGTACCCTATGCCAGGGAGTAAATAAGGATATTTGGGTCGATCAACGAAAAAAAGATATTCTCGATGCCCCTTATTTTCATGTCGTGTTTACGATGCCAGAACAGCTGCATATGTTGATCTATCATAATCAGAAACTCCTTTATGATTTAATGTACAAAGCTGTCGCCGAAACGCTAACCGAACTGGCAGGTGATAAAAAGTACTTGGGAGCACAGATTGGATTTTTCTCGGTTTTACACACCTGGGGGCAAAACCTTCATTATCACCCTCACATCCATACCGTTGTATTGGCCGGTGGACTAAATGATCGAAATCAGTGGCGCCGTTCAAGTGAGAAATTCTTTATTCCAGTGAAGGTACTGTCTAAAAAGTTTCGGGGAAAGTACCTCTATTACCTGAAACAATACTATCAACAGAAACAATTGAGATTCTTTAACGAGTCCAAGAAATATCAAAATGCGAAGTCTTTTCAAGCATTGATTGATGAGTGTTACAAAAAAGATTGGTATAGCTATACGAAAAGGACCTTCTCAGGACCTATCGCCGTCATGGAGTACCTTGGCCGTTACACTCATCGAATTGCCATCTCTAACAATCGGATTGTTTCCGCTGACAAGCAATCCGTCACGATTAAAGTGAAGGATTATAAACGTAATCAAAAAAAGACCGTAACCCTGAAGGGTGTAGAATTTCTCCGTCGCTTTCTCATGCATATCCTACCGAAGGGGTTTGTGAAGATTAGACACTATGGTCTCCTGGCGAACCGGAATAAAAAGTCCAAGCTGAAACTCTGTCGAAAGCTAACGAAAAGCCCTACGTACAAACCATTGTTTGAAGGATTAAACAAGATTGAGATTCTTTCTATTCTTATCAAAAAGGATGTTTCCCTCTGTCCTTCCTGTAAAAAATCGCATTTAACAGAGGCTATACCATGA
- a CDS encoding GerAB/ArcD/ProY family transporter, which produces MKYPVIYFLRPLHFQMVDRLDLLFVSIWIVPLAASIVIYLYLGSKSLSFFKGKSSKLVLMNSTLVFILFTIVKKDPESQQLYSSYVEYLSYTVVFAIPCMLLLFSYLLKKRGKEVSQ; this is translated from the coding sequence ATTAAATATCCGGTGATCTACTTTTTGAGGCCGCTTCATTTTCAAATGGTAGACCGTCTTGATTTACTATTTGTATCAATATGGATTGTTCCTTTGGCAGCATCGATCGTCATTTATTTATACTTGGGCAGTAAAAGCCTTTCTTTTTTCAAAGGCAAATCCTCTAAACTTGTTTTGATGAATAGTACATTGGTTTTCATCCTGTTTACCATTGTGAAAAAGGATCCCGAATCTCAGCAGCTCTATTCCAGCTATGTAGAATACTTGAGTTATACCGTTGTATTTGCAATCCCATGCATGTTGCTATTGTTTTCTTACCTATTAAAGAAGAGGGGGAAGGAGGTTTCCCAATGA
- a CDS encoding Ger(x)C family spore germination protein has protein sequence MKKMPVLFFALFLLTGCWDQNQLKDNRIVNGISFDTAEESDHILGTVRAIDIRGAGGGKFEVSDEVYVSEKESVSQLETDLQNKVSGNMDVGKAFIMIIGGDLAQKKGINSLIEPILRSTNGYISSRIVISEGKGNEILSLKHSDSPIVFEVDNLLIGGTKGTYIPEETIFTVWNDISDKTKDVILPYIKKDDQDNLLLAGSALFNGDRFTGDTLTTTQTSLLLLLRNEMGKRAKLSIDTEEFSQPITLAIESAKTKMDVKKQNGKVTCTITADLEGRILSYYEENPSDSIKHLNQLASKKITKQAKELTDLLIKANSDALGIAKEVSVNYHESWDPEKWKREYQQVEIKPKVNVKIMGTNNIQ, from the coding sequence ATGAAGAAAATGCCGGTTTTATTCTTTGCTTTATTCCTTCTGACAGGGTGTTGGGATCAAAACCAACTAAAAGACAACAGAATTGTAAATGGGATAAGTTTTGACACGGCAGAAGAGTCAGATCATATTCTGGGTACAGTCAGGGCCATTGATATTCGAGGTGCTGGTGGAGGGAAATTCGAAGTAAGTGATGAAGTTTATGTTTCCGAGAAGGAATCCGTTTCCCAGCTTGAAACGGACCTTCAAAATAAAGTATCAGGTAATATGGATGTGGGAAAAGCATTCATCATGATTATTGGGGGAGATTTGGCACAGAAAAAAGGCATCAATTCATTGATTGAGCCTATTCTTAGGTCAACCAATGGATATATTTCCTCGCGGATTGTTATAAGTGAAGGAAAGGGAAATGAAATCTTGTCATTGAAACATAGTGATAGTCCTATAGTATTTGAAGTCGACAACCTTCTGATCGGTGGCACAAAGGGGACGTATATTCCTGAAGAAACAATTTTTACGGTCTGGAATGATATATCCGACAAAACAAAAGACGTTATTCTTCCCTATATTAAAAAAGATGACCAAGACAATCTGCTGCTGGCGGGGTCAGCATTATTCAACGGTGATAGGTTCACTGGTGATACCCTTACAACCACTCAAACCTCGCTGCTTCTCCTATTACGGAATGAGATGGGGAAAAGAGCAAAGCTTAGCATAGATACAGAAGAATTTAGCCAGCCAATAACCCTGGCGATCGAAAGTGCTAAGACAAAAATGGATGTTAAAAAACAAAATGGAAAAGTGACATGTACGATTACCGCTGATTTAGAGGGAAGGATTCTAAGCTATTATGAAGAAAATCCTTCAGATAGTATCAAACATCTAAATCAGCTAGCTTCAAAGAAAATCACGAAACAAGCTAAGGAACTTACCGATCTGTTAATCAAAGCTAACAGTGACGCCTTAGGAATCGCCAAAGAGGTATCTGTAAACTACCATGAATCATGGGACCCTGAAAAATGGAAGCGGGAGTATCAACAAGTAGAAATAAAGCCTAAGGTAAATGTTAAAATCATGGGAACAAACAATATTCAGTAG
- a CDS encoding DUF2254 domain-containing protein — MLKKILPLSIQKYLLMSKRQRMHEIRLTIWYMPFIYICLSLLMVAITLYLDLYLEVSQYTFDLLSMDASVTRILVSTLIGGILTLSAFTLNSLLVVLTMFSGQFSPRMLLDFISDKQTQHALGIFNGSFVYVLLLFLFIGNSKKEMFVAAPVMTIVLAFLSALTFIFFINHASTWMQVHNITYNMKQVSEVMINQTLKKDLETHRTTEHGDTMDQYKQNIIHVSSRGSGYIQLIDFQGMIQRAKTENLVIQLHYKVGDYVLAGNEIVSIWGPDTKDISTNFYLDFIEMGHKETEIQDLQMGIHKLAEVAIKSLGNDDPKTASNTIDQMADLMLTIEDHLSFTPYLIDEEGRIRVILQSEPFDYYLYRGFGYIRHYAKDNHLVITDIVRALALIAESIQPSKHKDLWDFACNTIDHIEREVIYELDKTFLLQEVHKLARFTKKLEEYKKIENKFYPSANENT; from the coding sequence ATGTTGAAAAAGATCCTCCCTTTATCCATTCAAAAATATTTGCTCATGTCAAAACGGCAGCGCATGCATGAAATCAGGCTCACCATTTGGTATATGCCCTTTATTTACATATGCCTGTCCTTGCTCATGGTCGCCATTACCCTCTATTTAGATCTCTATCTGGAAGTGTCACAGTATACGTTTGATCTATTAAGCATGGATGCTTCGGTCACCCGCATACTGGTCAGCACGCTCATTGGAGGCATCCTGACACTCAGTGCTTTTACACTTAACTCTTTGCTCGTCGTTCTGACGATGTTCAGCGGGCAGTTTTCACCAAGGATGCTGTTGGATTTCATTTCGGATAAACAAACGCAGCACGCCCTTGGCATTTTCAATGGCAGTTTCGTTTATGTGCTCCTCCTTTTCCTTTTTATCGGAAATTCAAAGAAGGAAATGTTTGTTGCTGCCCCGGTCATGACGATCGTACTGGCGTTCCTGTCAGCCCTCACATTCATATTCTTCATTAATCATGCGTCAACGTGGATGCAGGTCCATAATATCACGTACAATATGAAACAGGTTTCTGAAGTGATGATCAACCAGACGCTAAAAAAAGATTTGGAGACCCATCGTACGACAGAACATGGCGATACGATGGATCAGTATAAACAGAATATCATTCACGTGAGTTCCAGGGGATCGGGCTATATCCAATTAATCGATTTTCAAGGAATGATTCAACGTGCAAAGACTGAGAACCTCGTCATTCAACTTCATTACAAAGTCGGGGACTACGTTTTGGCCGGCAATGAAATCGTGAGCATATGGGGACCCGACACAAAGGATATTTCAACAAATTTCTACCTCGACTTCATTGAAATGGGGCATAAAGAAACTGAAATCCAAGACTTGCAGATGGGGATTCACAAGCTGGCCGAAGTTGCCATCAAATCACTCGGGAATGATGACCCTAAAACGGCGTCTAATACCATCGATCAGATGGCAGACCTCATGCTGACAATAGAGGATCACTTATCCTTCACCCCTTATCTAATCGATGAAGAAGGAAGAATCCGGGTCATTCTTCAATCCGAACCGTTTGATTATTACCTGTATCGGGGGTTTGGTTATATCCGACACTATGCAAAAGACAATCATCTTGTTATCACGGACATTGTGCGGGCACTCGCCCTTATTGCAGAATCCATTCAACCATCCAAACATAAAGATCTTTGGGATTTCGCCTGCAATACGATTGATCATATAGAAAGAGAAGTCATCTATGAATTGGATAAGACCTTCCTCCTGCAAGAAGTCCATAAGCTGGCACGGTTCACCAAAAAACTTGAAGAGTATAAGAAAATCGAAAATAAATTCTATCCATCCGCCAATGAAAACACGTAA
- a CDS encoding spore germination protein, translated as MKLTYKLSNILDENIEAVKNSFRETEDLKIREISFLNVDCKLIYLDTLVDKKMMEKNIIEPILDCKDEAVLESVIKNAEYSRRIDLEGTVNSLLEGSCALFAEGENSVLLMPVAAADERAIQEPENEHIIKGAHDGFTEDINKNIFLVRRRVKNPTLCIKNTTLGSLTNTKVSILYIDELADHGPLDVLIQRVEAVDVQELQSAGELEELIEDNSYTLFPQMLSTERPDRAASYLLEGKSVVIVDGSPHVLVSPITFFSFYQSPDDYNSRWLIGSFFRLIRIFSFLVAICLPAIYIAVVSFHSEVLPLGILYAIRVQIEYIPLPPFFEAIAMQLVLELLKEAAIRLPSPIAQTIGIVGGLVIGSAVVEAGFISNTMIVVIALTAIASFVAPVNQMGTGARIVAFPIMIAATLFGFLGIVLALGTLLIHLCRLESFGKPYLAPVAPLHFKGLKDSLIKTKKKNNTSKQT; from the coding sequence GTGAAACTTACCTATAAATTATCCAATATCCTCGACGAAAATATTGAAGCAGTCAAGAATTCCTTTCGTGAAACCGAAGATTTGAAAATTAGAGAAATCTCCTTTCTGAATGTCGACTGTAAGCTGATTTATCTAGACACGCTAGTGGATAAAAAAATGATGGAAAAAAATATCATTGAGCCAATCTTGGATTGTAAAGATGAAGCTGTACTTGAATCCGTTATAAAAAACGCCGAATATAGTCGAAGGATTGACTTGGAAGGCACGGTGAATAGCTTGCTGGAGGGAAGCTGCGCCTTGTTTGCAGAAGGGGAAAATTCTGTTCTCCTGATGCCCGTAGCAGCCGCTGATGAAAGAGCCATTCAAGAACCTGAAAACGAACATATTATTAAAGGCGCCCATGATGGGTTTACTGAGGACATCAATAAGAACATCTTCTTAGTCAGGCGAAGAGTGAAAAACCCCACGCTCTGTATAAAAAACACTACACTGGGCTCTCTTACAAATACGAAAGTATCGATCCTGTATATTGATGAATTAGCCGATCATGGACCATTAGATGTGTTAATTCAAAGGGTAGAAGCGGTAGATGTTCAGGAACTCCAATCGGCAGGGGAGCTCGAGGAATTGATTGAGGACAACAGTTACACTCTTTTTCCACAAATGTTGTCAACCGAAAGACCTGATCGGGCGGCATCCTACTTATTAGAAGGAAAATCAGTCGTCATTGTGGATGGAAGTCCCCATGTGTTGGTTTCTCCGATTACATTTTTCAGTTTTTATCAATCACCTGATGATTATAATAGCAGGTGGCTGATCGGCTCATTCTTTCGCCTCATCCGTATATTCAGTTTTCTAGTCGCAATATGTTTACCCGCCATCTATATCGCGGTCGTTTCTTTTCATTCAGAGGTCCTCCCACTTGGAATTCTTTATGCTATCAGGGTTCAAATTGAATACATTCCCCTGCCTCCTTTTTTTGAGGCGATTGCGATGCAGCTTGTGCTGGAACTTTTGAAGGAAGCGGCAATTCGTCTCCCCTCACCGATCGCACAAACAATCGGAATTGTAGGTGGTTTGGTCATCGGGTCTGCAGTAGTAGAAGCGGGGTTTATTTCCAATACGATGATCGTAGTCATTGCACTCACGGCAATCGCCTCTTTTGTAGCCCCAGTTAACCAAATGGGGACGGGGGCAAGAATCGTAGCTTTTCCTATTATGATCGCTGCTACTTTATTTGGATTTTTAGGAATTGTCCTCGCTCTTGGAACATTATTAATTCACCTTTGCAGATTGGAGTCATTTGGAAAACCTTATTTAGCACCTGTAGCCCCCCTCCATTTTAAAGGGCTAAAGGATTCACTAATCAAAACGAAAAAGAAAAATAACACATCAAAACAAACGTAG
- a CDS encoding signal peptidase I, which translates to MEKIGTIAKRVISITIFLLIMMIIISIFISLNNSKPLSLFGYKPLTVLSNSMVPTFEAGDVILTREMDAEDLKEGDIISFYNQEGNLITHRITSIVGEAGEKHFYTQGDNNNTEDEDVTTANEIVGKELFHIPNLGFLSQYTKGPMGFLLFIVVPLAGYVCLSVYERIKQKKKEEEFIKS; encoded by the coding sequence ATGGAGAAGATTGGAACAATTGCAAAAAGAGTAATATCAATCACAATCTTTTTACTCATCATGATGATCATCATTTCCATCTTCATAAGCCTGAACAACAGTAAACCGCTATCCTTGTTCGGGTACAAGCCGCTGACTGTATTGTCGAATAGTATGGTTCCCACCTTTGAGGCTGGCGACGTGATTCTCACCCGAGAGATGGATGCAGAAGATCTTAAAGAGGGAGATATTATCTCCTTTTACAACCAGGAGGGTAACCTGATTACTCACAGAATCACTTCGATTGTTGGGGAAGCCGGAGAAAAGCACTTCTATACACAAGGTGATAACAATAATACGGAAGATGAAGATGTCACCACTGCAAATGAAATCGTAGGAAAGGAACTCTTTCACATTCCCAACCTTGGTTTCCTTTCTCAGTATACGAAGGGCCCGATGGGTTTCTTACTATTCATAGTAGTTCCATTAGCGGGGTATGTGTGTTTATCGGTTTATGAAAGAATCAAACAGAAGAAGAAGGAAGAAGAGTTTATCAAATCATAA
- the sleB gene encoding spore cortex-lytic enzyme yields the protein MGSGQQEEVSAFSTQILQRGATGEDVIELQSRLKYIGFYTSEVDGVFGYNTYWAVRIFQEEFGMPIDGVVGPKTKEKLVKATVYNKSGSSGGSTNVPNGYSQNEIQLMANAVYGESRGEPYTGQVAVAAVIINRVQSTSFPNTIAGVIYEPGAFTAVADGQINLTPNETAKKAVLDAINGWDPSEGAIYYFNPDTATSSWIWSRPQIKQIGRHIFCK from the coding sequence ATGGGGAGTGGCCAACAAGAAGAAGTAAGTGCATTTTCTACTCAAATTCTTCAAAGAGGAGCAACAGGAGAAGATGTTATAGAATTACAATCGAGGTTAAAGTACATTGGATTCTACACAAGCGAAGTAGATGGGGTATTTGGATATAATACATATTGGGCGGTACGGATATTCCAGGAAGAATTCGGAATGCCCATAGATGGTGTGGTTGGGCCCAAGACTAAAGAAAAATTAGTCAAAGCCACTGTATATAATAAGTCAGGTTCATCAGGGGGTAGTACAAACGTCCCGAATGGCTACTCACAAAATGAAATACAATTAATGGCTAATGCCGTATACGGAGAATCAAGAGGAGAGCCTTACACCGGTCAAGTGGCTGTCGCTGCAGTAATCATCAACCGTGTGCAGAGCACCTCATTTCCCAACACCATAGCTGGAGTGATCTACGAACCCGGGGCATTTACTGCAGTGGCTGATGGGCAAATTAATTTGACACCCAATGAAACAGCGAAAAAAGCAGTACTGGACGCTATTAATGGTTGGGACCCCAGTGAAGGAGCCATCTATTATTTCAACCCTGACACGGCAACAAGCAGCTGGATCTGGAGTCGTCCCCAAATTAAGCAAATCGGAAGACATATTTTTTGTAAATAG
- a CDS encoding GerAB/ArcD/ProY family transporter: MSQTGSLTSWQIFFLMIQTQVGFGILRLPNILQNTSKGDGWLSVLVAGVFLQLFLLIIWLLLRRFPDLIYSEITTFLLGKHVGILVNIITYVYFMVTASFVLLQFTSIIKEHLLVTTPYWVIGMLMMLTCTYLAIGDIRIIARFFGIISILFLILMGLSFFSFLLPVDLHHILPLGKSGVKDVIRGSKDCLLAILGFEVILFLYPLASKKGTKFLRTITWANVFVTGLTTYFVILCIMVFSEERNRYRDGLKDSFQLKKAKKNEKVYSFVVLFNRQTKQTVERTYFFICLLYHRIPRICIPLFLLPKIDHLQRVDRHYLSIILGGYLRGLSSKN, encoded by the coding sequence ATGTCACAGACAGGATCTTTAACGAGCTGGCAAATATTCTTTCTTATGATTCAAACTCAGGTCGGATTTGGAATTCTCCGGTTGCCCAATATTCTACAAAACACAAGTAAAGGAGACGGCTGGTTGTCAGTGCTTGTGGCAGGAGTATTTCTCCAGTTGTTTCTGTTGATTATCTGGCTGTTATTGAGACGGTTTCCTGACTTAATCTACTCAGAGATCACCACTTTTTTACTGGGAAAACATGTAGGAATCTTGGTCAATATAATCACTTACGTTTATTTTATGGTGACTGCTTCGTTTGTTTTACTGCAATTCACCTCCATCATCAAGGAACATCTGTTGGTGACCACCCCTTATTGGGTAATCGGGATGCTGATGATGCTTACCTGTACGTATTTAGCTATCGGTGATATTCGTATTATCGCCAGATTCTTTGGAATCATATCGATTCTTTTCCTTATATTAATGGGACTCTCTTTCTTCTCCTTTCTTTTGCCTGTGGACCTGCATCATATTCTTCCCTTAGGAAAAAGCGGTGTAAAGGATGTGATCAGAGGGAGTAAAGATTGCTTGTTAGCTATTTTAGGATTTGAAGTGATCTTGTTTTTATATCCCCTTGCATCTAAGAAGGGAACGAAATTCTTAAGAACGATCACATGGGCCAATGTTTTTGTAACGGGATTAACTACCTATTTTGTGATCCTTTGCATCATGGTTTTTAGCGAAGAACGAAATCGCTATCGCGATGGCTTAAAAGATTCCTTCCAACTAAAAAAGGCAAAAAAAAATGAAAAAGTATATTCTTTTGTGGTATTGTTTAATCGCCAAACAAAACAAACCGTAGAAAGAACGTACTTTTTCATATGCCTATTATATCATCGTATTCCTCGTATTTGTATACCCTTATTCTTATTACCAAAAATCGACCACCTCCAAAGAGTAGATAGACATTATTTATCTATTATTCTAGGAGGCTATTTGCGTGGATTATCATCAAAAAATTGA
- a CDS encoding protease inhibitor I9 family protein, whose amino-acid sequence MKKCYWSVLCLLLIMYMGGCQENTGENAYKNKEAVKETMNSPVKVDPSINLSSEKVISVIVEFKTKPAKIAVLEAEAHGMDMTLDKAKEHVEQSHQAFEQELHDFLDDNKVDYRIKHRYKTAFNGVSMELPASEIKRFMGSSVISRIYPNEEVQLDPPIQPSDQM is encoded by the coding sequence ATGAAGAAGTGCTACTGGAGTGTCCTTTGTCTTCTCTTGATAATGTACATGGGAGGATGTCAGGAGAACACAGGGGAGAATGCCTATAAAAACAAAGAGGCGGTGAAAGAGACAATGAATTCGCCAGTCAAAGTGGATCCATCGATTAATCTTTCAAGTGAGAAGGTTATTTCCGTTATTGTTGAATTTAAGACAAAACCTGCCAAAATAGCCGTTTTAGAAGCTGAAGCTCATGGTATGGATATGACCTTGGATAAAGCCAAAGAACACGTTGAACAAAGTCATCAGGCTTTCGAACAAGAACTTCATGACTTTCTGGATGATAATAAAGTGGATTATCGCATCAAACATAGGTATAAGACAGCCTTTAATGGAGTTTCCATGGAATTGCCTGCATCCGAAATCAAGAGATTTATGGGATCCTCTGTTATTTCCAGGATCTATCCAAATGAGGAAGTCCAACTGGATCCCCCTATCCAACCTTCAGATCAAATGTAA
- a CDS encoding tyrosine-type recombinase/integrase, translated as MDYHQKIELYFELKGTPDSSRESYRRRMKAFVSFMEKQNKKISDTTEEDIQQYILFLKQVKGLTPGTINTYISSIKFFYTYVLEKEWNPYKLPRMKRVKKFPVIPPREDVLTILNSFRNIKHKAIFYLIYSSGLRVSEVARLKIRDICSKSMRIRVDQAKHNTNRYTILSESALIVLREYFKASFKGRPYKPDDWLFPSNKNPSGHIHIKTIKNTMIRLRNKLELETTISAHTLRHCFSTHSLEDGIDPVYIQQMLGHKNLNTTLGYLHMTSKSLMGVKSPLDNLGKDQR; from the coding sequence GTGGATTATCATCAAAAAATTGAACTTTATTTCGAACTTAAAGGAACACCAGACTCCTCGAGGGAGTCCTATAGGCGGAGAATGAAGGCATTTGTTTCGTTTATGGAAAAGCAAAATAAAAAAATCTCTGACACGACAGAAGAGGACATTCAACAATACATCCTTTTTCTGAAACAAGTGAAAGGACTCACCCCGGGGACGATTAACACCTACATTTCTTCAATTAAATTCTTCTACACTTACGTGTTAGAAAAAGAATGGAACCCATACAAACTTCCGAGGATGAAAAGAGTAAAGAAGTTTCCTGTCATCCCACCCAGGGAAGACGTCCTTACTATTCTCAACTCCTTTCGAAACATCAAGCATAAAGCTATTTTTTATTTAATCTATAGTAGTGGGCTTCGTGTAAGCGAAGTCGCCCGATTGAAGATTAGGGATATCTGTAGTAAATCCATGAGGATTCGTGTGGATCAGGCCAAACATAATACCAATCGATATACCATACTATCCGAATCAGCACTTATCGTGCTTCGAGAGTATTTCAAAGCCTCTTTCAAAGGGAGACCCTACAAACCGGACGATTGGTTATTCCCTAGTAATAAAAATCCATCGGGACATATCCATATTAAAACGATTAAAAATACGATGATTAGACTCCGGAATAAACTGGAGTTAGAGACTACTATTTCAGCTCACACGTTAAGACATTGTTTTTCGACCCACTCATTGGAAGATGGGATTGACCCTGTATACATTCAACAGATGCTTGGTCATAAAAACCTTAATACGACACTTGGCTATTTACACATGACCTCAAAAAGTTTGATGGGCGTGAAAAGTCCTTTAGATAATCTGGGAAAAGACCAACGATGA
- a CDS encoding helix-turn-helix transcriptional regulator, whose amino-acid sequence MHIGTFIKYYRIFKGMTQKQVGDGICTPGHISKIESGHLQITKDKIELFNQRLGINIEKELKAFKKCRLDLELWHDVMIKQVNGKVELLKETIEQNPIIKIETLNGTYKLLIARYLIMKGDVKKAAFYLNQFSNKRLSFHMFDYDFQLYYHIRGMYELEIGNPQKAIASLEKIDRDIYSNPESYYHMSVAYHDLGQYEKSFINSQLALNYFKETFNFTRCIDAATIELAAEARREEWNLVSLVEKYDELIQHCDNLHDHRRKAILLLNLGNLYRDVMNDRKARDAFQVAYGLLKHEADKEMYVKSLFGYIDCSMNVDDSANKEKYASLVEVGKALVGDMKNSVLNAFFTLLEIRVKEGEGAYYQYMDHVIIPLLKEEGQYAQCNYYIQKLYTHNQMDGKEVKGKECVLN is encoded by the coding sequence ATGCACATTGGGACATTTATTAAATATTATCGAATCTTTAAGGGGATGACCCAGAAACAGGTAGGTGATGGGATTTGTACACCTGGCCATATCAGTAAGATTGAAAGCGGACATCTACAGATTACAAAAGATAAAATCGAGTTGTTCAATCAACGGTTAGGAATTAACATTGAGAAAGAGTTAAAGGCGTTTAAAAAATGTCGATTAGATTTGGAATTGTGGCACGATGTCATGATCAAACAGGTAAATGGAAAGGTAGAGTTATTGAAGGAGACGATTGAACAAAATCCAATAATCAAGATCGAAACTCTGAATGGCACCTATAAGCTCTTGATAGCGAGATACTTAATTATGAAAGGTGATGTGAAAAAAGCTGCATTTTATTTGAATCAGTTTTCTAACAAACGTCTGTCCTTTCATATGTTCGATTATGACTTTCAGTTATACTACCATATAAGAGGCATGTATGAGTTAGAGATAGGAAATCCCCAAAAAGCAATAGCGTCCCTGGAGAAAATAGATCGTGATATTTATTCCAACCCTGAATCTTACTACCATATGTCAGTTGCCTATCACGACCTGGGGCAGTATGAAAAGTCCTTCATAAATAGTCAGTTGGCTCTGAACTATTTCAAGGAAACGTTTAATTTTACAAGGTGTATAGACGCTGCTACGATTGAGTTGGCAGCGGAAGCCAGAAGAGAAGAATGGAATCTAGTATCATTGGTAGAAAAGTATGACGAGTTGATTCAACATTGTGATAATCTGCATGATCATAGAAGAAAAGCCATTCTTCTTCTGAATTTAGGAAATTTATATCGAGACGTAATGAACGATAGAAAGGCAAGAGATGCTTTTCAAGTAGCATATGGATTATTAAAGCATGAGGCCGATAAAGAAATGTATGTAAAAAGCCTATTTGGGTATATTGACTGTTCCATGAATGTAGACGATTCTGCAAATAAAGAAAAATATGCAAGTTTAGTAGAAGTAGGAAAAGCATTGGTGGGAGATATGAAAAATTCGGTCTTGAATGCTTTCTTTACACTACTTGAAATCAGGGTCAAAGAGGGAGAGGGAGCGTACTATCAATATATGGATCATGTCATCATACCTCTATTAAAGGAAGAAGGGCAATACGCTCAGTGCAACTATTACATCCAAAAGCTCTACACCCATAATCAAATGGATGGGAAAGAGGTAAAGGGAAAAGAGTGTGTTCTGAATTAA